Genomic segment of Saccharomycodes ludwigii strain NBRC 1722 chromosome VI, whole genome shotgun sequence:
aaaactcaatagtttttttatatatcataCACATAAaggaaaacaaaacataacaaaacaaaaacaaaacacaTACACATTATGTAACAAGTATACATGTATATTATACATTTTGTCtctttttgtcttttttttatcctttcCTTGCTCTACCAACATCACGACAGGTTTCACACTACCATCTTTCTAATCATTCGttatcatcttcatccTCATCTTCATCAGAATCACTTCTATCATCCAATTCTTTGTTTTCCAATAATGCCTTCAATTCGGCATCTTCCGTAGCAGTAACGGCCTTTGGAGTCATTGTGACATTGCAAACACCGTTAAACTTTGTGATGACTTCTGAAATCTTATTAATGGCCTTTTCCAAGTGCTCAATACCTTTAGTTTTATCCAACGCTTGTGTGGTTAAAACATATAATGGAGCGGCAACcaattttacttttatttgcATTTGTTCAGTTGATACATCCTCTGCTGCCTTTAAAGCTTCTTTAATTGCATCGATACCTTCATAGCCAAAACAGGAAACTTCCACATCAGATCTGATCTTAACAGCTTGCGGGGTTAGACGTCTAGCAATCTGGGCTTgcaaatcttttaaaacctCAACACTTGGTGCTTTAATCTCTGTTTCTAAAATACTAGGATCAGTAATAGACATTTTAAAAGCATCATAAGCATGTCCGTATTTTCGACTTAATGGCCAAGCAATAGATTCATATAGGGTCTCCAATGGAATATTGTATTTCTCAGCACATTGTCTTAAAATAGCGTTAACGGCTTTAGACTTCTGATATCTCTCTTCACATTTGATAATATCTTCAGATGAGACACGTCTTTTGGACAAATCGATGTAACCCTTTTCTTTGTCAACAcgtaaaacaacaacaacttcATTTTTACCAACACGAATCAATTTTTGAATGGAACGAATACGTCTTCTGGATAATTCACTTAATAGAACCATACCttcaatattatcatattctaataatttaacaTAAGCCCCCATTTCGGCAATCTGCTGAACATTGACCATAACAACATCATCAACTTCTGGGTACTTATTCTCATAAAATCTACAGTGTGTGGTGGACATGTTTCCCTggtattgatttttttcttttctttttcctttcttttttttcctttcttttttttttttttattaacttCCAATAAAGTAGATGGTTTCaatgtataaaataaaaaaaaaaaaaaaaaaataaaaatataaaaagaagaaaaaaaatttttttttgtatttcttttttttttgtcatacagattaaatttttttttagtttgtttgttcttttttttactcttaaaaaggaaaaattagacaaaaaattatttctttttttttttttttttttttttttttttttt
This window contains:
- the SUI2 gene encoding translation initiation factor eIF2 subunit alpha (similar to Saccharomyces cerevisiae YJR007W | SUI2 | SUppressor of Initiator codon); translation: MSTTHCRFYENKYPEVDDVVMVNVQQIAEMGAYVKLLEYDNIEGMVLLSELSRRRIRSIQKLIRVGKNEVVVVLRVDKEKGYIDLSKRRVSSEDIIKCEERYQKSKAVNAILRQCAEKYNIPLETLYESIAWPLSRKYGHAYDAFKMSITDPSILETEIKAPSVEVLKDLQAQIARRLTPQAVKIRSDVEVSCFGYEGIDAIKEALKAAEDVSTEQMQIKVKLVAAPLYVLTTQALDKTKGIEHLEKAINKISEVITKFNGVCNVTMTPKAVTATEDAELKALLENKELDDRSDSDEDEDEDDNE